Proteins encoded by one window of Azospirillum brasilense:
- a CDS encoding SDR family NAD(P)-dependent oxidoreductase, translated as MPHRFALVTGGTSGIGAGFARALSADTGLLLAARNAEALNTAKTELEAAGRRVEVLATDLTTDAGRNALIQKAETLEIDLLINNAGSGAFGPVLDNSPEAERTTVELNVVATTVLTRALLPGMIERAARDGRRAGLILLSSTAAFQPIPFLGTYCASKSFVLAYGEALATELKRKPVDVLVLCPGATRTAFGNRAGFALNALPGAADPLDVAREGLQALGRRTVHVHGFGTRNMLRPFLWSRHAASDGLGALLAAFDRGQRARRTVRPPRGGA; from the coding sequence ATGCCCCACCGCTTCGCGCTGGTCACCGGCGGCACCTCCGGCATCGGCGCCGGCTTCGCCCGCGCCCTGTCCGCCGACACCGGCCTCCTGCTGGCCGCCCGCAACGCCGAGGCCCTCAACACCGCCAAGACGGAGCTGGAGGCCGCCGGGCGCCGGGTGGAGGTGCTGGCCACCGACCTGACCACCGACGCGGGGCGGAACGCCCTGATCCAGAAGGCGGAAACGCTTGAGATCGACCTGCTCATCAACAACGCCGGGTCCGGCGCCTTCGGGCCGGTGCTCGACAACAGCCCGGAGGCGGAGCGCACGACGGTGGAGCTGAACGTGGTGGCGACGACGGTGCTGACCCGCGCGCTGCTGCCCGGCATGATCGAGCGGGCGGCCCGCGACGGGCGGCGGGCCGGGCTGATCCTGCTGTCGAGCACGGCGGCCTTCCAGCCGATCCCGTTCCTCGGGACCTACTGCGCCAGCAAGAGCTTCGTCCTGGCCTATGGCGAGGCGCTGGCGACGGAGCTGAAGCGCAAGCCGGTCGATGTGCTGGTCCTGTGTCCCGGCGCCACCCGCACCGCCTTCGGCAATCGGGCCGGCTTCGCCCTGAACGCCCTGCCGGGGGCCGCCGATCCGCTGGATGTGGCGCGGGAGGGGTTGCAGGCGCTGGGGCGCCGCACGGTGCATGTGCACGGCTTCGGCACCCGCAACATGCTGCGCCCCTTCCTGTGGTCGCGCCATGCGGCCTCGGACGGGCTGGGCGCGCTGCTGGCCGCCTTCGACCGCGGCCAGCGCGCGCGCAGGACCGTCCGTCCGCCGCGCGGAGGGGCTTAG
- a CDS encoding septal ring lytic transglycosylase RlpA family protein, with product MHMARKLSMALCALSLTLSPMAAQAQPSSKSQSPKDASVPPIAVERTDEGEPVIVHEGEASFYGGSFHGKKTASGERFDQNKPTAASRELPLGSKVTVTNQDNGKSVDVIVNDRGPYVDGRVIDLSKKAAKQLDMIEDGVAPVRVEAKPSEQPTEAVKEKVEAKAEKADKTQVAEQPGSEKKGNGAALSGSSGAGSSGADRQSGSGSDR from the coding sequence ATGCACATGGCGCGTAAACTGTCCATGGCGCTCTGCGCCCTGTCCCTGACCTTGTCCCCCATGGCCGCCCAGGCCCAGCCCTCCTCCAAATCGCAAAGCCCCAAGGACGCGTCGGTGCCGCCGATCGCCGTGGAGCGCACGGACGAGGGCGAGCCGGTGATCGTCCATGAGGGCGAGGCGTCCTTCTACGGCGGCTCGTTCCACGGCAAGAAGACGGCCAGCGGCGAGCGCTTCGACCAGAACAAGCCGACCGCGGCCTCGCGCGAGCTGCCGCTGGGCAGCAAAGTCACCGTGACCAACCAGGACAACGGCAAGAGCGTTGACGTCATCGTCAACGACCGCGGCCCCTATGTGGACGGGCGGGTCATCGACCTGTCGAAGAAGGCCGCCAAGCAGCTCGACATGATCGAGGACGGCGTGGCCCCCGTGCGGGTCGAGGCCAAGCCGTCCGAACAGCCGACCGAAGCCGTCAAGGAGAAGGTCGAGGCCAAGGCCGAGAAGGCGGACAAGACCCAGGTCGCCGAACAGCCCGGGTCCGAGAAGAAGGGCAACGGCGCCGCGCTCTCCGGATCGTCGGGGGCCGGATCGTCCGGCGCCGACCGGCAGAGCGGTTCGGGGTCCGACCGCTAA
- a CDS encoding alpha/beta fold hydrolase: MAVSVADLGVEPRFGWVTMGDGTRLRTAHWAATAATPRGTALLLTGRAEFIEKYAETAGEMLARGFEVFAFDWRNQGLSDRPLPNRQIHHLDSFDTLAGDLDEVVERLVRPRQRGPLLLVAHSMGGLVALMALLRNPALCDAAVLTAPMFDIFTGPVPRRMAVWLAERLCARGRAAEYAFGQHDYDPVEGLFTPVNPITSDPRRYATYHDAFRDRPELRVGGVSFGWVRAALRAADHIRFTAPLERVTTPILLLSAPADAIVRSESHRLAAARLGNAVLKEHPDAKHELLMERDDIRERVWADVDAFLAALHL, translated from the coding sequence ATGGCCGTGAGCGTGGCGGATCTGGGTGTGGAGCCACGATTCGGCTGGGTGACGATGGGGGACGGGACCCGGCTGCGCACCGCCCATTGGGCGGCCACCGCCGCCACCCCGCGCGGCACCGCGCTGCTGCTGACCGGCCGCGCGGAGTTCATCGAGAAATACGCCGAGACGGCGGGGGAAATGCTCGCCCGCGGCTTCGAGGTCTTCGCCTTCGACTGGCGCAACCAGGGCCTGTCCGACCGGCCCCTGCCCAACCGCCAGATCCATCACCTGGACAGCTTCGACACGCTGGCCGGCGATCTCGACGAGGTGGTGGAGCGGCTGGTGAGGCCGCGGCAACGTGGGCCGCTGCTGCTGGTCGCCCACAGCATGGGCGGGCTGGTCGCCCTGATGGCTCTGCTGCGCAACCCGGCCCTGTGCGACGCGGCGGTGCTGACGGCGCCAATGTTCGACATCTTCACCGGCCCGGTGCCGCGCCGCATGGCGGTCTGGCTGGCCGAGCGCCTCTGCGCCCGCGGGCGGGCCGCCGAATACGCCTTCGGCCAGCACGACTACGACCCGGTGGAGGGGCTGTTCACCCCGGTCAACCCGATCACCTCCGACCCCCGCCGCTACGCCACCTACCACGACGCCTTCCGCGACCGGCCCGAGCTGCGGGTGGGCGGGGTCAGCTTCGGCTGGGTGCGGGCGGCCCTGCGCGCCGCCGACCACATCCGCTTCACCGCGCCGCTGGAGCGGGTGACGACTCCCATCCTGCTGTTGAGCGCCCCGGCCGACGCCATTGTCCGCTCGGAGTCGCACCGGCTCGCCGCTGCCCGGCTGGGCAACGCCGTGCTGAAGGAGCATCCCGACGCCAAGCACGAGCTGCTGATGGAGCGTGACGACATCCGCGAGCGGGTGTGGGCCGACGTCGACGCCTTTCTGGCCGCCCTGCATCTGTAG
- a CDS encoding DUF6352 family protein: protein MSDFWKESGFHLLTRDADGWLAVTPDFLRAYLMRPEMRPPEDACETEHTLFAGLLDDPARPVPPGMVEALADADARENWAVWLGFRDRLLAAGTVEGCYLRLFREGARGVPGLFIDQMAHVILRNLLDGTPSGLRARAGELFFRPQTVSVDDGRVRLADSETVEMLAATGGFGSLGRLVVEAGTAPRSVDLDILDETNHSRYWERDSRHDTVLDATFAAAGLDALCRVLEGWVKHFLGVAVSIHPVQRISDERWVWHVGLDGEATAILNDLYNGAEVGEERLARILSLFRLEFADPAAMRADIAGRPVYLALAMTADRKLRLKPQNLLVNLPLSQMN, encoded by the coding sequence ATGTCCGATTTCTGGAAAGAGTCCGGTTTCCATCTGCTGACGCGCGACGCCGACGGCTGGCTGGCGGTCACGCCGGACTTCCTGCGCGCCTATCTGATGCGGCCGGAGATGCGCCCGCCCGAGGACGCCTGCGAGACCGAGCACACGCTGTTCGCCGGCCTGCTCGACGATCCCGCCCGCCCCGTGCCGCCGGGCATGGTGGAGGCGCTGGCCGACGCGGACGCGCGGGAGAACTGGGCGGTCTGGCTGGGCTTCCGTGACCGGCTGCTCGCCGCCGGCACGGTGGAGGGCTGCTACCTCCGCCTGTTCCGCGAGGGCGCGCGGGGCGTGCCGGGGCTGTTCATCGACCAGATGGCCCACGTGATCCTGCGCAACCTTTTGGACGGCACGCCGTCGGGCCTGCGGGCGCGGGCGGGCGAGCTGTTCTTCCGGCCCCAGACGGTGTCGGTGGACGACGGGCGGGTCCGGCTGGCCGACAGCGAGACGGTGGAGATGCTGGCCGCGACCGGCGGCTTCGGCAGCCTGGGCCGGCTGGTGGTGGAGGCCGGGACCGCCCCGCGCTCCGTCGATCTCGACATCCTCGACGAGACCAACCACTCCCGCTACTGGGAGCGCGACTCGCGGCACGACACCGTGCTGGACGCGACCTTCGCCGCGGCCGGTCTCGACGCGCTGTGCCGCGTCCTGGAAGGGTGGGTGAAGCATTTCCTGGGGGTGGCGGTGTCGATCCATCCCGTGCAGCGGATCAGCGACGAGCGCTGGGTCTGGCATGTCGGGCTGGATGGGGAGGCCACGGCGATCCTCAACGACCTCTACAACGGGGCCGAGGTGGGGGAGGAGCGGCTGGCCCGCATCCTGTCGCTGTTCCGGCTGGAGTTCGCCGATCCCGCGGCGATGCGCGCCGACATCGCCGGACGGCCCGTCTATCTGGCCCTGGCGATGACCGCCGACCGCAAGCTGCGCCTGAAGCCGCAGAATCTGCTGGTCAACCTGCCGCTGTCGCAGATGAACTGA
- a CDS encoding bacteriohemerythrin encodes MAWQDGFGVGNAVIDADHKRLFELFNEFVTAVNEFRADSEIQDVLRDLLDYTDTHFDREETLMREHGYPDYTAHKALHDSFVRQLHDVNSALDAGGEKGAFVLGFLAKWLSGHILGVDTKLGAYLRERGVEA; translated from the coding sequence ATGGCGTGGCAGGACGGCTTCGGCGTCGGGAATGCCGTGATCGACGCCGACCACAAGCGCCTGTTCGAGCTGTTCAACGAATTCGTCACCGCGGTGAACGAGTTCCGCGCCGACAGCGAGATCCAGGACGTGCTGAGGGACCTGCTCGACTACACCGACACCCATTTCGACCGGGAAGAGACGCTGATGCGCGAGCACGGCTATCCCGACTACACCGCCCACAAGGCGTTGCACGACAGCTTCGTCCGCCAGCTTCACGACGTGAACAGCGCGCTGGACGCGGGTGGGGAGAAGGGGGCCTTCGTGCTGGGCTTCCTCGCCAAATGGCTGTCCGGCCACATTCTGGGCGTGGACACCAAGCTGGGCGCCTACCTGCGCGAGCGCGGGGTGGAGGCGTAG
- a CDS encoding PRC-barrel domain-containing protein, with the protein MHKTVIATLSALALMTGAAAAQTGTGGSAQAPSSQAPNSVIMDQGQSARPAGSTSNAMGGASVEHLMSRTVIGADGEKVGKVSDVILGPDGNAQLLVIQSGGFLGIGGKEIAADIALADVLPGNGPITLRDVTQASVRDMPEFQYSDSMTSLNRGPKHSGESNKQ; encoded by the coding sequence ATGCACAAGACGGTGATCGCGACCCTGTCCGCCCTGGCGCTGATGACCGGCGCCGCCGCGGCCCAGACCGGCACCGGCGGCTCCGCCCAGGCCCCGAGCTCCCAGGCCCCGAATTCGGTCATCATGGACCAGGGGCAGAGCGCCCGCCCGGCCGGCTCCACAAGCAACGCCATGGGCGGCGCCAGCGTCGAGCATCTGATGAGCCGCACGGTGATCGGAGCGGACGGCGAAAAGGTCGGCAAGGTGTCCGACGTGATCCTCGGCCCGGACGGCAACGCGCAGCTTCTGGTGATCCAGAGCGGCGGCTTCCTCGGCATCGGCGGCAAGGAGATCGCGGCGGACATCGCGCTGGCCGACGTGCTGCCGGGCAACGGCCCGATCACGCTGCGCGACGTCACCCAGGCGAGCGTGCGCGACATGCCGGAGTTCCAGTACAGCGACAGCATGACCTCGCTGAACCGCGGACCGAAGCACAGCGGCGAGTCGAACAAGCAGTAA
- a CDS encoding vitamin B12-dependent ribonucleotide reductase has translation MRVQRRFTKEGQDAYAALGFRRTTSEIRNPDGSVVFQQTDIEVPENYSQVASDILAQKYFRKAGVPVALKAVEENTVPSWLWRKTADEAALAALPKEKRYSGEKSAKQVFDRLAGTWTYWGWKGGYFDTEADARAFFDEMRFMLAAQMAAPNSPQWFNTGLHWAYGIDGPSQGHFYVDFKTGLLTSSASAYEHPQPHACFIQSVADDLVNEGGIMDLWVREARLFKYGSGTGSNFSRLRGEGEKLAGGGKSSGLMSFLKIGDRAAGAIKSGGTTRRAAKMVTVDMDHPDIEAYIDWKVTEEQKVAALVTGSKICREHLTAIMAAAQDGQDPKVNKELKKAIVAARKAQVPENYVQRVIQFAGQGFTSIEFKTYNTDWDSDAYLTVAGQNSNNSVRISDDFIQAVLNDDEWKLIRRTDGTVHRTLRARDLWDKVGYAAWACADPGVQFDTTINDWHTCPASGRINASNPCSEYMFLDDTACNLASLNLMSFRLKDGTFDVEAFEHACRLWTMVLEISVLMAQFPSKEIAQLSYEFRTLGLGFANLGGLLMSSGLPYDSAEGRAYCAAISAVMTGVAYATSAEMAQELGAFPAYEQNRDHMLRVIRNHRRAACGEMEGYEGLSVKPVPFVADECPEQELAMAAVRAWDMALELGEQHGFRNAQATVVAPTGTIGLVMDCDTTGIEPDFALVKFKKLAGGGYFKIVNRLVPEALRTLGYTADEIAAIERYAVGHGTLKGAPGVNHETLAAKGFPAEVLEKLEGNLATAFDIKFAFNRWTVGADVIVDTLGIPAEQMDAPGFDLLTALGFTKAELEAANTFCCGAMTLEGAPFLKDEHLPVFDCANPCGRIGKRFLSWESHITMMAASQPFISGAISKTINMPNTATVEECKDAYLLSWRLGIKANALYRDGSKLSQPLSAALLDDEEDAVEEIVEAANAARTQMVSERIVEKVVERIIERKRTERERLPHRRKGYTQKATVGGHKIYLRTGEYEDGRIGEIFIDMHKEGAAFRSLMNNFAIAVSIGLQYGVPLEEFVEAFTFTRFEPSGMVTGNDTIKMATSVIDYIFREIAISYLGRTDLAHATPEDLVPFTVGSGDKQGDLPETGAVQPSDIVRKVASTGYVRNNLRVLNGGQTQRASAAAALAATGAAVQATASAAHAAVASSPAVGAAVVHAGGTAPVGGTTGTAYGGSSSDQRYDRIREARARGYEGDQCGECGNMTLVRNGTCLKCDTCGSTTGCS, from the coding sequence ATGCGGGTCCAGCGTCGTTTCACGAAAGAGGGTCAGGATGCTTACGCCGCTCTCGGCTTCCGCCGCACGACGAGCGAGATCCGCAACCCTGACGGCTCTGTGGTCTTCCAGCAGACGGACATCGAGGTTCCCGAGAATTACAGCCAGGTCGCCAGCGACATCCTGGCCCAGAAGTACTTCCGCAAGGCCGGCGTTCCGGTCGCCCTGAAGGCGGTCGAGGAGAACACCGTCCCGTCCTGGCTGTGGCGCAAGACCGCCGACGAGGCGGCGCTGGCCGCCCTGCCGAAGGAGAAGCGCTATTCCGGCGAGAAGTCGGCCAAGCAGGTCTTCGACCGTCTGGCCGGCACCTGGACCTATTGGGGCTGGAAGGGCGGCTATTTCGACACCGAGGCCGACGCCCGCGCCTTCTTCGACGAGATGCGCTTCATGCTGGCCGCCCAGATGGCGGCCCCGAACAGCCCGCAGTGGTTCAACACCGGCCTGCACTGGGCCTACGGCATCGACGGCCCGAGCCAGGGCCACTTCTACGTCGATTTCAAGACCGGCCTGCTGACCTCGTCGGCCTCGGCCTACGAGCACCCGCAGCCGCACGCCTGCTTCATCCAGTCCGTCGCCGACGATCTGGTGAACGAGGGCGGCATCATGGACCTGTGGGTCCGCGAGGCGCGCCTGTTCAAGTACGGCTCCGGCACCGGCTCCAACTTCTCCCGCCTGCGCGGCGAGGGTGAGAAGCTGGCCGGCGGCGGCAAGTCGTCGGGCCTGATGAGCTTCCTCAAGATCGGCGACCGCGCGGCGGGCGCCATCAAGTCGGGCGGCACCACCCGCCGTGCGGCCAAGATGGTCACGGTGGACATGGACCACCCGGACATCGAGGCCTACATCGACTGGAAGGTGACCGAGGAGCAGAAGGTTGCCGCCCTCGTCACCGGCTCCAAGATCTGCCGCGAGCACCTGACCGCCATCATGGCCGCCGCCCAGGACGGCCAGGACCCGAAGGTCAACAAGGAGCTGAAGAAGGCCATCGTCGCCGCCCGCAAGGCGCAGGTGCCGGAGAACTACGTCCAGCGCGTGATCCAGTTCGCCGGCCAGGGCTTCACCAGCATCGAGTTCAAGACCTACAACACCGATTGGGACTCCGACGCCTACCTGACGGTGGCCGGCCAGAACTCCAACAACTCGGTGCGCATCTCCGACGACTTCATCCAGGCCGTCCTGAACGACGACGAGTGGAAGCTGATCCGCCGCACCGACGGCACAGTCCATCGCACGCTCCGCGCCCGCGACCTGTGGGACAAGGTCGGCTACGCCGCCTGGGCCTGCGCCGATCCGGGCGTGCAGTTCGACACCACGATCAACGACTGGCACACCTGCCCGGCCTCGGGGCGCATCAACGCCTCGAACCCGTGCTCGGAGTACATGTTCCTCGACGACACGGCCTGCAACCTCGCCTCGCTGAACCTGATGTCGTTCCGTCTGAAGGACGGCACCTTCGACGTCGAGGCGTTCGAGCACGCCTGCCGCCTGTGGACCATGGTGCTGGAAATCTCCGTGCTGATGGCGCAGTTCCCGTCCAAGGAAATCGCCCAGCTGTCCTACGAGTTCCGCACGCTGGGCCTGGGCTTCGCCAACCTTGGCGGCCTGCTGATGTCCTCCGGCCTGCCCTACGACTCGGCGGAAGGCCGCGCCTACTGCGCCGCCATCTCGGCGGTGATGACCGGCGTCGCCTACGCCACCTCCGCCGAGATGGCGCAGGAGCTGGGCGCCTTCCCGGCCTATGAGCAGAACCGCGACCACATGCTGCGGGTCATCCGCAACCACCGCCGCGCCGCCTGCGGCGAGATGGAGGGTTACGAGGGCCTGTCGGTCAAGCCGGTGCCCTTCGTCGCCGACGAGTGCCCGGAACAGGAACTGGCGATGGCCGCGGTCCGCGCCTGGGACATGGCGCTGGAGCTGGGCGAGCAGCACGGCTTCCGCAACGCCCAGGCCACCGTGGTCGCCCCGACCGGCACCATCGGCCTGGTCATGGATTGCGACACCACGGGCATCGAGCCGGACTTCGCCCTGGTGAAGTTCAAGAAGCTGGCCGGCGGCGGCTACTTCAAGATCGTCAACCGTCTGGTGCCGGAGGCCCTGCGCACGCTGGGCTACACCGCTGACGAGATCGCCGCGATCGAGCGCTACGCGGTCGGCCACGGCACGCTGAAGGGCGCGCCGGGCGTCAACCACGAGACGCTGGCGGCCAAGGGCTTCCCGGCCGAGGTGCTGGAGAAGCTGGAGGGCAACCTCGCCACCGCCTTCGACATCAAGTTCGCCTTCAACCGCTGGACGGTCGGCGCCGACGTCATCGTCGACACGCTGGGCATTCCCGCCGAGCAGATGGACGCGCCGGGCTTCGACCTGCTGACCGCTCTCGGCTTCACCAAGGCCGAGCTTGAGGCGGCGAACACCTTCTGCTGCGGCGCCATGACGCTGGAGGGCGCGCCCTTCCTGAAGGACGAGCATCTGCCGGTGTTCGACTGCGCCAACCCCTGCGGCCGCATCGGCAAGCGCTTCCTGTCCTGGGAATCGCACATCACCATGATGGCCGCCTCGCAGCCCTTCATCTCCGGCGCCATCTCCAAGACCATCAACATGCCGAACACGGCGACGGTCGAGGAGTGCAAGGACGCCTACCTGCTGTCCTGGCGCCTGGGCATCAAGGCCAACGCGCTGTACCGCGACGGCTCCAAGCTGAGCCAGCCGCTCTCCGCCGCCCTGCTGGACGACGAGGAGGACGCGGTCGAGGAGATCGTCGAGGCGGCCAACGCGGCCCGCACCCAGATGGTCTCCGAGCGCATCGTCGAGAAGGTCGTGGAGCGCATCATCGAGCGCAAGCGCACCGAGCGCGAGCGCCTGCCGCACCGCCGCAAGGGCTACACCCAGAAGGCGACCGTCGGCGGCCACAAGATCTACCTGCGCACCGGCGAGTATGAGGACGGCCGCATCGGCGAGATCTTCATCGACATGCACAAGGAGGGCGCCGCCTTCCGCTCGCTGATGAACAACTTCGCCATCGCGGTGTCGATCGGCCTGCAGTACGGCGTGCCGCTGGAAGAGTTCGTGGAGGCCTTCACCTTCACCCGCTTCGAGCCGTCGGGCATGGTGACCGGCAACGACACCATCAAGATGGCGACCTCGGTCATCGACTACATCTTCCGCGAGATCGCCATCTCCTACCTGGGCCGCACCGATCTGGCGCACGCCACGCCGGAGGATCTGGTGCCCTTCACGGTCGGCAGCGGCGACAAGCAGGGCGACCTGCCGGAGACCGGCGCGGTCCAGCCGTCGGACATCGTCCGCAAGGTCGCGTCCACCGGTTATGTCCGCAACAACCTGCGCGTCCTGAACGGCGGGCAGACCCAGCGGGCGTCGGCCGCGGCGGCCCTGGCCGCCACCGGCGCCGCGGTCCAGGCCACGGCGTCCGCCGCCCACGCGGCCGTGGCCTCCAGCCCGGCGGTCGGCGCCGCGGTGGTCCATGCCGGCGGCACCGCCCCGGTCGGCGGCACCACCGGCACGGCCTACGGCGGGAGCAGCAGCGACCAGCGCTACGACCGCATCCGCGAGGCCCGCGCCCGCGGCTATGAGGGGGATCAGTGCGGGGAGTGCGGCAACATGACGCTTGTCCGCAACGGCACCTGCCTGAAGTGCGACACCTGCGGCTCCACCACGGGCTGCAGCTGA
- a CDS encoding bacteriohemerythrin → MDMPTENFQDLVWSDDLALGVEEIDEQHKHWIELVQAFHVAVAEGRSREEVYRTLADAVVYTEIHFASEQKVMEQAGYPFLADHLVQHSLAWEQLHAFTTGNVPEENIAEYLATFLPQWLMLHINSADRQFARWLKERDAVPAELADAQLSGRVFPNIPV, encoded by the coding sequence ATGGACATGCCCACCGAGAATTTTCAGGATCTCGTCTGGAGCGACGATCTTGCGTTGGGCGTCGAGGAGATCGACGAGCAGCACAAGCATTGGATCGAACTGGTCCAGGCGTTCCATGTCGCCGTTGCCGAAGGCCGCTCCCGCGAGGAGGTCTATCGCACACTGGCCGATGCGGTGGTCTATACGGAGATTCACTTCGCGAGCGAGCAGAAGGTGATGGAGCAGGCCGGTTATCCCTTCCTGGCCGACCATCTGGTCCAGCATTCCCTGGCGTGGGAGCAGTTGCACGCATTCACCACCGGCAACGTGCCGGAGGAAAACATCGCCGAGTATCTGGCGACCTTCCTGCCGCAATGGCTGATGCTGCACATCAACTCCGCCGACCGCCAGTTCGCCCGCTGGCTGAAGGAGCGTGACGCCGTCCCGGCGGAGCTGGCCGACGCCCAACTGTCCGGCCGCGTCTTCCCCAACATTCCGGTCTGA
- a CDS encoding S10 family peptidase, with protein sequence MRRAMNRRLRLLPLLAALALPPLHVASAQNAAPQNAAPQNAQPQNGAPQNAPARNEQNQGAPKPAERATGGFDAQRSETRHQLPLPAGPLAYTAVAEFLPLRDGPREEVAARVFTVSYTLDGAPRGQRPVAFVFNGGPGASSAYLHLGALGPKVVGFNEDGSLTRPPAPLLDNPDSWLAFTDLVFVDPVGTGYSRGIQRDGGKEGGGRREEDPGKRFWSVDADSRAMAEIVRLWLTRNGRWESPKFLVGESYGGFRIAKMANQLIDDTGIAVNGLIMVSPVVDFATIRGGGGLLVPALRLPSYAASAAANGLVPGTPEQAAEAAERYAVTSYLTGLAGLDYRRPGAARDFFAEVARTIGLPEELVTRFRGEIPTDVFARELLRGRGRVASVYDGTFTAADPDPSAARLPFDPFLKGTVPTYTTAFAAYAHEWLGVRTEVPFDLLSDRVNRGWEWPRSGQPSAVDDLQAALTLQPALRVLIAHGRTDLITPYMASRWVASRLELPDGQADRVAVTVYDGGHMMYTRAPERAKLAADARALVEAALR encoded by the coding sequence ATGCGACGTGCCATGAACCGCCGCCTCCGCCTTTTGCCTCTGCTCGCCGCGCTGGCGCTTCCGCCGCTCCATGTCGCGAGCGCCCAGAACGCGGCGCCCCAGAACGCGGCGCCCCAAAACGCACAGCCCCAGAACGGGGCGCCTCAGAACGCACCGGCCCGGAACGAGCAGAACCAGGGCGCCCCGAAGCCGGCGGAGCGGGCCACCGGCGGGTTCGACGCCCAGCGCAGCGAGACCAGGCACCAGCTTCCGTTGCCGGCCGGTCCGCTCGCCTACACCGCGGTGGCGGAGTTCCTGCCCCTGCGCGACGGCCCGCGCGAGGAGGTCGCGGCCCGCGTCTTCACCGTCTCCTACACATTGGACGGGGCGCCCCGCGGCCAGCGGCCGGTCGCCTTCGTGTTCAACGGCGGGCCGGGGGCGTCGTCGGCCTATCTGCATCTGGGTGCCCTGGGGCCGAAGGTGGTCGGCTTCAACGAGGACGGGTCGCTGACCCGCCCGCCGGCCCCGCTGCTCGACAACCCGGACAGTTGGCTGGCCTTCACCGATCTGGTCTTCGTTGATCCGGTCGGCACCGGCTACAGCCGCGGCATCCAGCGCGATGGCGGAAAGGAGGGGGGTGGGCGTCGGGAGGAGGACCCCGGCAAGCGCTTCTGGTCGGTCGATGCCGACAGCCGGGCCATGGCGGAGATCGTCCGGCTCTGGCTGACCCGCAACGGGCGCTGGGAGTCGCCGAAGTTCCTGGTGGGGGAAAGCTACGGCGGATTCCGCATCGCCAAGATGGCAAACCAGCTGATCGACGACACCGGCATCGCGGTCAACGGGCTGATCATGGTGTCGCCGGTGGTGGACTTCGCCACCATCCGCGGTGGCGGCGGGCTTCTGGTGCCGGCGCTGCGGCTGCCCTCCTACGCCGCCTCCGCCGCGGCCAACGGGCTGGTTCCCGGCACGCCGGAGCAGGCAGCGGAAGCGGCGGAGCGCTACGCCGTCACCAGTTATCTCACCGGGCTGGCCGGGCTGGACTACCGCCGGCCCGGCGCGGCGCGGGACTTCTTCGCCGAGGTGGCGCGGACCATCGGCCTGCCGGAGGAACTGGTCACCCGCTTCCGCGGCGAGATCCCCACCGACGTCTTCGCCCGCGAGCTGCTGCGTGGGCGCGGGCGGGTCGCCAGCGTCTATGACGGCACCTTCACCGCCGCGGACCCCGATCCGTCGGCGGCGCGCCTTCCCTTCGATCCCTTTCTGAAGGGCACGGTGCCGACCTACACCACCGCCTTTGCCGCCTACGCCCACGAGTGGCTGGGCGTGCGGACGGAGGTGCCGTTCGACCTGCTCAGCGACCGGGTCAACCGGGGCTGGGAATGGCCGCGCTCGGGCCAGCCCAGCGCGGTGGACGACCTCCAGGCCGCCCTGACCCTGCAGCCCGCTCTCCGGGTGCTGATCGCCCATGGGCGCACCGACCTGATCACCCCCTACATGGCATCGCGCTGGGTGGCGTCCCGCCTGGAACTGCCGGATGGGCAGGCCGACCGGGTCGCCGTGACCGTGTATGACGGCGGTCACATGATGTACACGCGGGCGCCCGAGCGCGCGAAGCTGGCCGCCGACGCGCGCGCCCTGGTCGAGGCCGCCTTGCGGTAG